In the Thermosinus carboxydivorans Nor1 genome, TTGGCAGGAGCACGCACGGTTATCGACAGTCTCGAAATGGTTAAACTCGTCCCAAGCCTTGCCGGCCCGGCAACAACGACCTCTCATCCAGCGAAAACGTCACACCGCGCCATGCCGGCAGCGGAGCGGGAAGCTTGCGGGGTTAGCGATGGCTTGATTAGGGTTTCTGTTGGGCTTGAGGAGGCGGCTGACATCATTGCCGACTTTGATCAGGCATTAGCTAAATTATAGCGGGAAGGAAGAAATTATGGACATTGCTAGACTGACAGAAGTGACAGCCCAGAATTTAGAATACGCAGTAAAGCTTGCCCAAAAAATGGTGCAGACACCTAGTTTGTCCGGTCAGGAAAAGGAGCTGGCCGAACTGACCCGGCAAACGATGGAGCAGCTGCGTTTTGACGAGGTTTATATTGATGAAGTAGGCAATGTCATTGGGCGGATCAAAGGACGCGGCGGCGGTCGGTCAGTAATGTTTAACTGTCATCTGGATACTGTTGCCGCGGGTGATCCTGCCGCTTGGAAATACCCGCCTTTTGCCGGCGTAATCGCAGATGGGGCGTTATGGGGGTTGGGCGCTAGCGATACGAAAGCGGCGTTTGCCTGCCAAATTGTCGCTGCCGCGGCGCTTAAAGAGGCGGGAATGCTGCCCACCGGCGATATATGGGTGGTCGGTGTTGTCCACGAAGAAACTTCCGGGTTTGGCAGCCGCTATCTTGCCAAAAAATTAGCGCCCGATGTGGTCATTCTTGGAGAAGCGTCGGATAACCAAATAAAAATTGGTCATCGCGGCCGGATGCAGTTTGACATTTACTTTAAAGGTAAATCTACCCATGCCAGCGTACCGGCTCGCGGCGTTAACCCCCATTTTGCCGCTGCCCGGTTACTGTTGCAGATCGAAAGGCTGAAAATGCAAGCTGACCCGTTTTTTGGCGAATCTTCGGTGGCCCCGACGCTTTATGTTACTGACCAAACAAGCAGCAATGTTACGCCCGGCCAGGTTGTCTTATCGTTGGATTGGCGAAATATCCCCGGCGAAACGGAAGAGAACATCCGCCGCCGGCTCGAACAAGTTGTCGCTGAGTGCCTCATACCAGGAGTTACCGCCCGCATCGAATTAAAAATGCGCGATGTTGGATGTTATACCGGCTACAAGGGCGTGGCACCGGCGGGGGAACCAAGTTTTGCCACGCCGCCGGACGACCCGATCGTGCTAGCGGTCCAACAGGCATTAGCCGCTGTGTTCAACCGGGAGGTATCCATTGGCGTATGTGGTTTTGCTACCGATGGGGGCCATTTCCGCGCGGAGGGAAGCAAAGTGATTATTTTCGCGCCGTCGGAAGAACGTTATTGCCATACCACTGAGGACAGTGTTTCCATCGAAAAAATGCGGGAAGCGATTTTGGGGAATATGGCGTTGGCGCTGTGTTTGGGAGCGGAAAATTGTTAGCCGCCGTGCAACATAAAACCAAAATTTTGGGTGTTTTAAGCATAGCCCAGTTGGCGGCGATGCTTATATGGTATAACTTCTCGGCGGTGCTTCCCATTTTGAAACAGGAATGGCGGATGAGTAATGATCAAGCCGGCACCTTGCTGGCGGTGTTTCAGCTGGGCTATGTAATTGCTGTATTGTTTACCGGCTGGCTTACCGACCGCATTGGCGGCAAGCTTACTTTTGTAATTAGTGCGATCGAAACAGGCCTCGCAAGCTTGGGATTTGTCTTTTTTGCCGACGATTTTACTTCCGGTATGGTGTGGCGGACATTAGCCGGCTTAGGACAGGCCGGACTGTATGTACCCGGTATGCAGATATTAAGCCGCTGGTACGGTACATCTGAGCGAGGCAGGGCGATCGGCATCTACACCTGTTCGCTGGTTGGCGCTTACGCTGGGGCTTACTATATTGCCGCCCCCTTGGCCGCGATGTATTCTTGGCGGCAGGCCCTGCTTTGGACTAGTATTTGGGCGTTTCCGGCGGCGCTCTTAGTGTATCTGTGTATCCCCGCTGAAAAAGGGGAAGGGCTGCCCGCATCTCCGACCCAGCAAGAAGATGCTAGTGGCCCTAAACGGGCGGCGGCGCTGATCATGGGCCGGGCAGCCTGGCTCATCATTGCCGGTTATATGGGCCATATGTGGGAACTGTATACCCTTTGGGGCTGGATCGGCGCTTTTATGACGCATGTTTTAACGCTTAAGGGAATAGACGCAGCAACGGCGATCAGTTACGGCGGAGCCCTTGCGGCGACCTGCATCCTGATGGGCGGCTTTTCCCCCGGTTTGGCCGGCGTTGCCTCCGATAGGTATGGACGATGCCTTACGGCGGTGGTGGCTTTGGTTATTAGCGGTCTCTGTGCGTTATTTTTTGGTTGGTTGGTGACTGCGCCTGTCTGGCTGGTAATCCTGGTGGGGTTAGTATACGGTTTTTTCATCGTCGCGGATTCAGCGATATTTAAAGCGGGACTGACCGAATTAGTGCCGGCCGGCAGTCTCGGCTTGGCCCTAGGCCTTCAGTCCGTATTCGGTTTTGGCGTCACCATTGTTTCACCAAAACTCTTTGGCATGGTCCTTGACAGTTACGGTTGGGGCTGGGCTTTTGCTATGCTAGGCATCGGCCCGGTGATAGGCACGGTCTGCATGTTGGCGTTGCGGCAGTTGCCAGAAGCCAAGGCGATGGCTGGTGGCAAGCGGTAGTTTTCCAATGGCGGACAGTATGAACTAAATGTCGCTAAAATTTTGCAAACATGGTTTTGGGCTGTAGGCATTTAACGATTAACAGGCATTTAACGATTAATTCTATATTTACCAATAAGGGAATAATTTTCCTGAATATGAGGGGAGGGCAACTATGGAGGAAAAAGATTTGAAAAAGCTAGTGGAAAAACATCGGGACGCGGTAGTAGCATTGCGCCGCCACTTTCACACTTATCCGGAGATAGGCGGCAAAGAGTTCAAAACCCAGGAAAAAATTATGGCTGAACTAGCGGCACTGGGGCTGGAGCCGCGCAAGGCAGCCGGAACGGGCGTTATCGCCGAACTGCAAGGGGCATTGCCGGGCAAGACGGTAGCCATCCGTGCTGATATT is a window encoding:
- a CDS encoding MFS transporter, whose amino-acid sequence is MQHKTKILGVLSIAQLAAMLIWYNFSAVLPILKQEWRMSNDQAGTLLAVFQLGYVIAVLFTGWLTDRIGGKLTFVISAIETGLASLGFVFFADDFTSGMVWRTLAGLGQAGLYVPGMQILSRWYGTSERGRAIGIYTCSLVGAYAGAYYIAAPLAAMYSWRQALLWTSIWAFPAALLVYLCIPAEKGEGLPASPTQQEDASGPKRAAALIMGRAAWLIIAGYMGHMWELYTLWGWIGAFMTHVLTLKGIDAATAISYGGALAATCILMGGFSPGLAGVASDRYGRCLTAVVALVISGLCALFFGWLVTAPVWLVILVGLVYGFFIVADSAIFKAGLTELVPAGSLGLALGLQSVFGFGVTIVSPKLFGMVLDSYGWGWAFAMLGIGPVIGTVCMLALRQLPEAKAMAGGKR
- a CDS encoding M20 family metallopeptidase, yielding MDIARLTEVTAQNLEYAVKLAQKMVQTPSLSGQEKELAELTRQTMEQLRFDEVYIDEVGNVIGRIKGRGGGRSVMFNCHLDTVAAGDPAAWKYPPFAGVIADGALWGLGASDTKAAFACQIVAAAALKEAGMLPTGDIWVVGVVHEETSGFGSRYLAKKLAPDVVILGEASDNQIKIGHRGRMQFDIYFKGKSTHASVPARGVNPHFAAARLLLQIERLKMQADPFFGESSVAPTLYVTDQTSSNVTPGQVVLSLDWRNIPGETEENIRRRLEQVVAECLIPGVTARIELKMRDVGCYTGYKGVAPAGEPSFATPPDDPIVLAVQQALAAVFNREVSIGVCGFATDGGHFRAEGSKVIIFAPSEERYCHTTEDSVSIEKMREAILGNMALALCLGAENC